From the Streptomyces sp. NBC_00376 genome, one window contains:
- a CDS encoding MFS transporter: MNQGTPAAVLPRGATALFAVACGTAVANVYFAQPLLVALGNEFAISPAALGTIVTLTQIGYGLGLFLIVPLGDLLAPRRLITTQLLLLAAALLFVATTTTATTLLVGMAALGLLAVVTQSLVACAASFTEPARRGRVVGVVTSGVVTGILLARTVSGLLGDLAGWRSVYLTSAALTCASALALHRVIPPRGTPAPALGYGRLLTSTVRLFTRERLPRLRALFALLVFAAFSTLWSSVTLVLSDPPMSLPSTAIGAFGLLGAAGALAANVAGRLNDRGHANRTTGFGLALLTLSWLPLALTRQSLWALAAGVILLDLAVQAVHVTNQSLIHALHPDAGSRLIGGYMVFYSIGSAVGALAATTLYAAAGWSAVCVLGAGFSGLALVLWACTRNGVARPVERRDRCTA; the protein is encoded by the coding sequence ATGAACCAGGGGACACCCGCCGCCGTACTGCCCCGCGGCGCCACCGCACTGTTCGCGGTCGCCTGCGGAACCGCGGTCGCCAACGTCTACTTCGCCCAGCCGCTCCTGGTGGCCCTCGGCAACGAGTTCGCGATCTCCCCGGCAGCACTCGGCACCATCGTCACCCTCACTCAGATCGGCTACGGCCTGGGCCTCTTCCTCATCGTTCCGCTCGGCGACCTGCTCGCCCCCCGACGGCTGATCACGACGCAACTGCTCCTCCTGGCCGCCGCGCTCCTCTTCGTCGCAACCACGACCACCGCCACGACGCTCCTCGTCGGGATGGCCGCCCTGGGGCTGCTCGCCGTCGTCACACAGTCCCTCGTCGCCTGCGCCGCCTCCTTCACCGAGCCCGCCCGCCGCGGCCGTGTCGTCGGCGTCGTCACCAGTGGCGTCGTCACCGGCATCCTGCTCGCCCGTACCGTCTCCGGACTGCTCGGCGACCTCGCGGGCTGGCGCTCGGTCTACCTCACCTCCGCAGCGCTGACCTGTGCTTCAGCCCTCGCGCTCCACCGTGTCATTCCGCCGCGCGGCACACCGGCGCCCGCACTGGGATACGGGCGCCTGCTCACCTCCACCGTCCGTCTGTTCACGCGCGAACGCCTGCCGCGCCTGCGCGCACTGTTCGCGCTCCTCGTCTTCGCCGCCTTCAGCACCCTCTGGAGCAGCGTCACCCTGGTCCTCAGCGATCCCCCCATGTCCCTGCCGTCGACCGCGATCGGCGCGTTCGGGCTGCTCGGCGCCGCCGGAGCCCTCGCCGCCAACGTCGCGGGCCGCCTCAACGACCGCGGCCACGCGAACCGGACCACCGGCTTCGGCCTGGCCCTGCTGACGCTCTCGTGGCTGCCCCTCGCTCTCACCCGGCAGTCGCTGTGGGCCCTCGCGGCCGGAGTGATCCTTCTCGACCTCGCCGTACAGGCCGTACACGTCACCAACCAGAGCTTGATCCACGCGCTGCACCCCGACGCGGGCAGCCGGCTCATCGGCGGATACATGGTCTTCTACTCGATCGGAAGCGCCGTCGGAGCCCTCGCCGCGACGACGCTGTACGCCGCGGCGGGCTGGAGCGCGGTGTGCGTACTCGGCGCCGGATTCAGCGGCCTCGCCCTCGTCCTCTGGGCATGCACCAGGAACGGTGTCGCCCGACCGGTGGAGAGGCGGGACCGGTGCACCGCCTGA
- a CDS encoding lysophospholipid acyltransferase family protein, which produces MLSRIADVLVPAFGRLTVTTDPGTELAPGSIIAANHTSLADPAIVTAALHRLGAEPVVMAAAGLWRIPLLGRALAREGHIPVIRGDRRAAAALDAAAKALEQGRLVLIYAEGGLPRRRDAAEAAPGTFRSGLARLAERTGAPVIPVGQAGARRITSGSTAKQLAGLGTAPLRRPDLHVHVGAPLELTGDRAARTARARTAVTTAWRTAAAHLREPAARGSRARTGAQM; this is translated from the coding sequence ATGCTCAGCCGCATCGCCGACGTCCTGGTGCCCGCGTTCGGCCGCCTGACGGTGACCACCGACCCCGGCACCGAACTCGCGCCCGGCAGCATCATCGCCGCGAACCACACGTCCTTGGCGGACCCCGCGATCGTGACCGCCGCCCTGCACCGCCTCGGCGCCGAGCCGGTCGTCATGGCGGCCGCGGGGCTGTGGCGCATCCCGCTGCTCGGCCGTGCGCTCGCCCGCGAAGGGCACATCCCGGTGATCCGCGGAGACCGGCGCGCCGCGGCCGCGCTGGACGCCGCGGCAAAAGCCCTGGAGCAGGGGCGGCTGGTCCTCATCTACGCCGAAGGCGGCCTGCCCCGCCGCAGGGACGCCGCGGAAGCGGCACCCGGCACCTTCCGCAGCGGCCTGGCCCGGCTCGCCGAACGCACCGGCGCCCCCGTCATACCCGTGGGCCAGGCCGGAGCCCGCCGGATCACTTCGGGCAGCACCGCCAAGCAGCTCGCCGGCCTGGGCACCGCCCCGCTGCGCCGACCGGACCTTCACGTGCACGTGGGCGCGCCCCTGGAGTTGACCGGCGACCGCGCCGCCCGGACGGCACGGGCCCGGACCGCGGTGACCACCGCGTGGCGCACGGCCGCCGCCCACCTGCGCGAGCCCGCCGCGCGCGGCAGCCGCGCCCGGACGGGGGCTCAGATGTGA
- a CDS encoding TetR/AcrR family transcriptional regulator: MTPPAAPEPEPEPKSEPETEPNDTRPPPAPRRRPGGRTARIRAQVLDAALAELAEHGYDGLTTDAVAARAGVHRTTVYRRWGDVGGLLADVLDAAGDDDWQPPDTGSLEGDLTALNEEIQTGMSAQPPVMAALIAASFRSEKAAEAQQRLWEDRYARCEIVVGRAVRRGELPPRTDARRLLIAATAPLYHQLVLLRTPNDPQLPGHAARTAALAAAAGAFAEPPPEVHI; encoded by the coding sequence ATGACGCCTCCCGCAGCCCCGGAGCCGGAACCGGAGCCAAAATCGGAGCCGGAAACAGAACCGAACGACACCCGGCCACCGCCGGCGCCCCGACGCCGGCCCGGGGGCCGCACCGCCCGTATCCGCGCGCAGGTGCTCGACGCAGCCCTCGCGGAGCTGGCCGAACACGGCTACGACGGGCTCACCACGGACGCCGTCGCCGCCCGCGCCGGCGTGCACCGCACCACTGTCTACCGGCGCTGGGGGGACGTCGGCGGACTGCTCGCCGACGTGCTCGACGCGGCGGGTGACGACGACTGGCAGCCGCCGGACACCGGCTCATTGGAAGGCGACCTGACAGCGCTGAACGAGGAGATCCAGACGGGCATGAGCGCACAGCCACCGGTCATGGCGGCCCTGATCGCCGCCTCGTTCCGCTCCGAGAAGGCCGCCGAGGCCCAACAGCGGCTGTGGGAGGACCGGTACGCCCGCTGCGAGATCGTCGTCGGCCGGGCCGTCCGGCGCGGCGAACTCCCGCCGCGCACCGACGCCCGGCGACTGCTCATCGCCGCCACCGCGCCGCTCTACCACCAGCTGGTGCTTCTCCGCACGCCGAACGACCCGCAACTGCCGGGCCACGCGGCCAGAACCGCCGCCCTCGCCGCAGCCGCCGGCGCCTTCGCCGAGCCCCCGCCGGAGGTTCACATCTGA
- the abc-f gene encoding ribosomal protection-like ABC-F family protein, translated as MPTQITALAVSKSFDGRPVLDAVTCSLAAGERTGIIGENGSGKTTLLRLLAGHEQPDEGEVVVQATGGVGYLAQDERTDPRATVQQIIDRALSDLRAVERRMRRLEAAMADGDASGLAEYGELMTVFELRGGYDADARVERALHGLGLGLVGRDRIVGSLSGGERVRLRLAALLAAAPEVLLLDEPTNHLDDGALTWLEEHLRTRRGTTVAVSHDRVFLERVATSLLEVDADRRRVVRYGNGYSGYLAEKAAARQRWAQAHDQWRADTDRFREAAATTARQVAPGRPMKDGNKMAYDRAGGRVQQSLASRVRNAEERLRRLLADPVPPPPEPLHFTPVLRTRRLAGTVLDAAGIGVTDRLDRTSLTVAAGERLLITGPNGAGKSTLLRVLAGDIAPHSGSVTRRGRIGYLPQEPQPGEPDETVLAAFARGRAGDPAGHAEQLLSLGLFDRDQLTVPVGRLSTGQAQRLALARLLSEPSEVLLLDEPTNHLSPALVEELETALADYDGALVVVSHDRRLRRRWRGAHLAMRATETSAAKA; from the coding sequence ATGCCCACACAGATCACCGCGCTCGCCGTCAGCAAGTCCTTCGACGGCAGGCCCGTCCTTGATGCGGTGACCTGCTCGCTCGCCGCCGGCGAGCGCACCGGGATCATCGGGGAGAACGGATCCGGCAAGACCACCCTGCTGCGCCTGCTCGCCGGGCACGAACAGCCCGATGAGGGCGAGGTCGTGGTCCAGGCCACCGGCGGCGTCGGCTATCTCGCCCAGGACGAGCGGACGGACCCGCGGGCAACCGTCCAGCAGATCATCGACCGCGCCCTGAGCGACCTGCGCGCCGTCGAGCGGCGCATGCGGCGTCTTGAGGCCGCGATGGCCGACGGCGACGCATCGGGCCTGGCCGAGTACGGCGAACTGATGACGGTCTTCGAACTGCGCGGCGGCTACGACGCCGACGCCCGGGTGGAACGTGCCCTGCACGGCCTCGGCCTGGGACTGGTGGGCCGTGACCGCATCGTGGGCAGCCTGTCCGGCGGCGAGCGGGTCAGACTGCGGCTGGCGGCCCTGCTGGCCGCCGCGCCGGAGGTGCTGCTGCTGGACGAGCCGACCAACCACCTCGACGACGGCGCCCTGACCTGGCTGGAGGAACACCTCCGCACCCGCCGGGGCACCACGGTGGCGGTCTCCCACGACCGGGTCTTCCTCGAACGTGTCGCGACCAGCCTGCTGGAGGTGGACGCCGACCGGCGCCGCGTCGTCCGGTACGGCAACGGCTACTCCGGCTACCTCGCCGAGAAGGCCGCCGCCCGGCAGCGCTGGGCCCAGGCGCACGACCAGTGGCGGGCCGACACCGACCGGTTCCGCGAGGCCGCCGCGACCACCGCCCGCCAGGTGGCTCCGGGCCGTCCGATGAAGGACGGCAACAAGATGGCCTACGACCGGGCGGGCGGCCGGGTACAGCAGTCCCTGGCCAGTCGGGTGCGCAACGCCGAGGAACGGCTGCGCCGCCTGCTCGCCGACCCGGTCCCGCCTCCGCCGGAGCCGCTGCACTTCACCCCGGTACTGCGGACCCGCCGCCTGGCGGGTACCGTCCTCGACGCCGCCGGCATCGGCGTCACGGACCGGCTCGACCGTACGAGCCTCACCGTCGCGGCGGGTGAACGCCTGCTGATCACGGGGCCGAACGGAGCGGGCAAGAGCACTCTGCTCCGCGTCCTGGCCGGGGACATCGCTCCCCACAGCGGGAGCGTCACCCGGCGCGGCAGGATCGGCTACCTCCCCCAGGAGCCGCAGCCCGGGGAACCGGACGAGACGGTGCTGGCCGCCTTCGCCCGCGGCCGGGCCGGCGACCCTGCCGGGCACGCCGAACAGCTGCTGTCCCTGGGCCTGTTCGACCGCGACCAGCTCACGGTGCCGGTCGGCCGGCTGTCCACCGGGCAGGCGCAGCGTCTGGCCCTGGCGCGACTGCTCAGCGAGCCGTCCGAGGTCCTGCTGCTCGACGAACCCACCAACCACCTGTCGCCCGCTCTCGTCGAGGAGCTGGAGACCGCCCTGGCCGACTACGACGGCGCCCTCGTCGTCGTCAGCCACGATCGCCGGCTGCGCCGACGCTGGCGGGGTGCCCACCTGGCCATGCGGGCGACCGAGACGTCCGCCGCCAAGGCCTGA
- a CDS encoding isochorismatase family protein → MRRALIVVDVQKDFCEGGSVPVKGGADRAAAIAELLGHSDGQYAYVVATRDHHIDPGTHFSENPDFQESFPVHCVVGSEGGEFHPDFAPAVESGHVDEVVFKGAHSASKSGFEGFTQDGTTLSDWLRARDVTDLDIVGIATDHCVKATALDGARAGFTVRVLLDYTAGVAPDTTRTALDELRRAGVALSGEPVVHA, encoded by the coding sequence ATGCGTCGTGCACTGATCGTCGTCGATGTGCAGAAGGACTTCTGCGAGGGTGGCAGCGTTCCGGTGAAGGGCGGTGCGGACCGGGCCGCCGCCATCGCCGAGCTGCTCGGGCACTCGGACGGGCAGTACGCCTACGTCGTCGCCACCCGTGACCACCACATCGACCCCGGCACCCACTTCTCCGAGAACCCCGACTTCCAGGAATCCTTTCCCGTGCATTGCGTCGTCGGCAGTGAAGGAGGCGAGTTCCACCCGGACTTCGCGCCCGCCGTGGAATCCGGGCACGTCGACGAGGTTGTCTTCAAGGGCGCGCACTCCGCATCGAAGAGCGGTTTCGAGGGCTTCACCCAGGACGGTACGACGTTGTCCGACTGGCTGAGAGCCCGCGATGTCACCGATCTCGACATCGTGGGGATCGCGACCGATCACTGCGTGAAGGCCACCGCGCTGGACGGAGCACGAGCGGGCTTCACGGTGCGAGTCCTGCTCGACTACACCGCAGGTGTCGCCCCCGACACCACGCGCACCGCACTCGACGAGCTACGCCGGGCCGGTGTCGCGCTGAGCGGCGAACCTGTCGTCCATGCCTGA
- a CDS encoding helix-turn-helix transcriptional regulator — protein sequence MEHDLCALQTQISHSREIPERTLSRDRRQIARGTRVRYIVSSTSSGTPQGMEHLTEKVAAGAEVRVAADLPMNMIIADGRFALVPMDPDHHDAGAILARGPSLVRSCRAWFEQCWRSAVPFEQRRGDQQDAASLTDQQRAILRMLATGMKDEQIARNLGVSLRTVSRMLSELMQELGASSHTPAPAVPPVPQEPVLHQPGPRSGSRFPGLSRCQALRSWA from the coding sequence GTGGAACACGACCTCTGCGCGCTGCAGACCCAGATCAGCCACAGCCGCGAGATCCCCGAGCGGACACTGTCCCGCGATCGCCGCCAGATAGCCCGGGGGACGCGGGTGCGCTACATCGTCTCCAGCACGAGCTCCGGCACCCCGCAGGGCATGGAGCACCTCACGGAGAAAGTGGCCGCGGGAGCCGAGGTACGGGTGGCCGCGGACCTCCCGATGAACATGATCATCGCTGACGGGCGGTTCGCCCTGGTACCGATGGACCCCGACCATCACGACGCGGGCGCGATCCTGGCCCGCGGCCCGTCCCTCGTACGCTCGTGCCGCGCCTGGTTCGAACAGTGCTGGCGCAGCGCGGTCCCCTTCGAGCAGCGGCGCGGTGACCAGCAGGACGCCGCCAGCCTCACCGACCAGCAGCGCGCCATCCTGCGGATGCTCGCCACCGGGATGAAGGACGAGCAGATCGCCCGCAACCTCGGCGTCTCGCTGCGCACCGTCAGCCGTATGCTCTCCGAACTGATGCAGGAGCTGGGGGCTTCGAGCCATACGCCGGCACCGGCTGTCCCACCCGTGCCGCAAGAACCCGTCCTCCACCAGCCCGGACCCCGGTCCGGATCGCGATTCCCCGGCTTGTCCCGGTGCCAGGCACTACGGTCGTGGGCGTGA
- a CDS encoding class I SAM-dependent methyltransferase: MIEHDALSATSEAYDAAAPLYMQLFRDELRDRPLDRAFLGAFAEAVSAGGGGQVADLGCGPGHIAAHLDELGLAVFGVDASPAMIETARQTYPGLRFDVGSMAALDIADGVLGGALSRWSIIHTPPRELPAILREFHRVLAPGGHILVGFSASDDPSHPTQVFDHAVAPAYRWSPDHLSAMLRTAGLAEVARMVREPQPTDRRQFKEIHLLARKPEAGSARSTT; encoded by the coding sequence GTGATCGAACACGATGCCCTCAGTGCCACCAGCGAGGCCTACGACGCCGCCGCCCCCCTGTACATGCAACTGTTCCGCGACGAGCTGCGTGACAGGCCCTTGGACCGCGCGTTTCTGGGTGCGTTCGCCGAGGCCGTGAGTGCGGGCGGGGGCGGTCAGGTCGCAGATCTGGGGTGTGGACCTGGTCATATCGCCGCTCACCTGGATGAACTGGGGCTGGCGGTGTTCGGCGTCGATGCCTCTCCCGCGATGATCGAGACAGCTCGGCAGACCTACCCGGGCCTGCGGTTCGACGTGGGCTCGATGGCCGCGTTGGACATCGCTGACGGCGTGTTGGGAGGCGCACTTTCACGTTGGTCCATCATTCACACTCCGCCGCGTGAACTCCCCGCCATCTTGCGGGAGTTCCACCGTGTGCTGGCACCTGGCGGCCACATTCTGGTCGGCTTCTCGGCCAGCGACGACCCGTCCCACCCGACGCAGGTCTTCGACCACGCAGTCGCTCCTGCCTATCGATGGTCACCGGATCACCTCTCCGCGATGCTGCGCACGGCCGGTCTGGCCGAGGTGGCCCGGATGGTTCGCGAGCCTCAGCCCACCGACCGGCGGCAGTTCAAGGAGATCCACCTGCTCGCCCGCAAACCGGAGGCAGGGTCTGCCCGGTCGACCACATGA
- a CDS encoding HEAT repeat domain-containing protein encodes MTVTGQDTDGTRVLQGLEDGSSSVRLRAALAVGTAPDPRYVETLIERCAIEPEFFVRDMLTWALIRHPVSMTLPGLVRELRSERAQARSQALHTLSKIGDRQAWPAITRTLLSDPDDEVARSAWRAAVVLVPEGEEPALAVALATQLGRGGRETQLSLSRAMVALGEVVLPALHAATTAPDPQAQAHAHSQPHAHARPQAHVHAHALATERLLRDPDAGFEFAIEEAKRVVALGGSGQEGR; translated from the coding sequence ATGACGGTCACGGGACAGGACACGGATGGGACACGAGTGCTCCAGGGGCTGGAGGACGGCAGTTCGTCCGTGCGGCTGCGGGCCGCTCTGGCGGTCGGTACGGCGCCCGACCCGCGCTACGTCGAAACGCTCATCGAGCGATGCGCGATCGAGCCCGAGTTCTTCGTCCGCGACATGCTGACCTGGGCACTCATCCGCCACCCGGTGTCCATGACACTCCCGGGGCTGGTCCGCGAGCTCCGCTCGGAGCGTGCGCAGGCACGGAGCCAGGCGCTGCACACACTGTCCAAGATCGGGGACCGGCAGGCGTGGCCGGCGATCACCCGGACGCTCCTGTCCGACCCCGACGACGAGGTCGCGCGGAGCGCTTGGCGGGCCGCGGTCGTACTCGTACCGGAAGGCGAAGAGCCCGCCCTGGCCGTGGCGCTGGCGACGCAGCTCGGGCGCGGTGGGCGGGAGACGCAGCTGAGTCTCAGCCGGGCGATGGTCGCGCTGGGCGAAGTGGTTCTGCCGGCTCTGCACGCCGCGACAACGGCCCCTGACCCGCAGGCACAGGCACACGCACACTCGCAGCCACACGCACACGCACGCCCGCAGGCACACGTGCACGCACACGCACTTGCCACGGAACGGCTGCTGCGCGACCCGGACGCCGGGTTCGAGTTCGCGATCGAGGAGGCGAAGCGCGTCGTGGCCCTCGGCGGGTCCGGCCAGGAGGGACGATAG
- a CDS encoding MerR family transcriptional regulator: MLIGEVARRSGVSARMLRHYESLGLVRPSGRTGSGYREYSGEDIRRIFHIESLRSLGLSLREIGRALDDPGFTPSELVGDLIRQTRERIAAETELLTRLRRIDAADPADWEHVLQVVSLLQALGSKSADARQRAALSSVDEVPVPVEALVDAALSETEPNVAGAIRWALARSGDGGSALLAQGLESPVAAVRARAVQSLAEMPGGEAAAHLRDALANPDAVVRGYAALALGTRGAADAVPTLIDMIVEGRNDTDAADALSVLADDTAAADRIATGLVDRLARATTEAPARGRLTQALAGIPGTTASRALAELSHDEDPAVALTATYLLRLRDG; encoded by the coding sequence GTGTTGATCGGTGAGGTGGCGCGACGGTCCGGGGTCAGTGCCCGCATGCTCCGGCATTACGAGTCGCTCGGGCTGGTGCGGCCTTCGGGCCGTACGGGTTCCGGGTACCGGGAGTACTCCGGGGAGGACATCCGGCGGATCTTCCACATCGAGAGCCTGCGGTCACTGGGGCTGTCCCTGCGTGAGATCGGGCGAGCACTCGACGATCCCGGCTTCACGCCCTCGGAGCTCGTCGGCGACCTCATCCGCCAGACGCGCGAACGCATCGCGGCCGAGACGGAGTTGCTCACGCGTCTTCGCCGGATCGATGCCGCGGACCCCGCCGACTGGGAGCACGTCCTCCAGGTTGTCTCGCTCCTCCAGGCGCTGGGGTCGAAGAGCGCCGACGCGCGCCAGCGCGCGGCCCTCTCCTCCGTCGACGAGGTTCCGGTGCCGGTGGAGGCCCTGGTCGATGCGGCACTGAGCGAGACGGAGCCGAACGTCGCCGGAGCCATTCGATGGGCGCTGGCACGATCGGGCGACGGCGGTTCGGCACTGCTGGCGCAGGGCCTCGAATCGCCGGTGGCGGCGGTGCGGGCACGCGCCGTTCAGTCCCTCGCCGAGATGCCCGGGGGTGAGGCTGCCGCGCACCTGCGGGACGCCCTCGCGAACCCCGACGCCGTGGTCCGCGGGTACGCGGCTCTGGCGCTCGGGACACGTGGAGCGGCCGATGCGGTACCGACGCTCATCGACATGATCGTGGAGGGCAGGAACGACACCGATGCGGCCGACGCCCTGAGCGTGCTGGCGGACGACACCGCGGCGGCGGACCGGATCGCGACCGGGCTCGTCGACCGACTCGCCCGGGCAACGACTGAAGCGCCCGCACGCGGACGGCTGACCCAGGCACTGGCGGGCATCCCGGGGACGACGGCCTCACGGGCCCTCGCGGAGCTGTCGCACGACGAGGACCCTGCCGTCGCGCTGACTGCGACGTACCTTCTCCGGCTGCGCGACGGGTGA
- a CDS encoding sugar O-acetyltransferase: MQTDYFAQDPRTNLERMLAGDLYIADDPEIADRQQQAVRLAARYQAAYTEDAGAAQPVLAELLGSVGDEVHVRPPLYVDYGSNITIGARTFVNYNLTALDVAAITIGEDCQIGPNVQLLTPTHPLEPLPRRDKLEAAEPITIGDNVWIGGGAIVLPGVTIGDNSVIGAGAVVTKDIPAGVVAVGNPARPVRTL, encoded by the coding sequence ATGCAGACGGACTACTTCGCACAGGACCCCCGCACCAACCTCGAACGCATGCTGGCGGGCGACCTCTACATCGCCGACGACCCCGAGATCGCCGACCGCCAGCAGCAAGCTGTACGCCTGGCCGCCCGCTACCAGGCCGCCTACACCGAAGACGCGGGCGCGGCCCAGCCCGTCCTTGCCGAACTCCTCGGATCGGTAGGGGACGAGGTCCACGTGAGGCCGCCGCTGTACGTGGACTACGGGAGCAACATCACGATCGGAGCGCGTACCTTCGTCAACTACAACTTGACCGCCCTGGACGTCGCGGCCATCACCATCGGCGAGGACTGCCAGATCGGCCCCAACGTCCAGCTGCTCACCCCGACGCACCCCCTGGAGCCGCTACCCCGCCGCGACAAGCTGGAAGCCGCCGAGCCGATCACCATCGGCGACAACGTATGGATCGGCGGAGGCGCGATCGTCCTCCCCGGCGTGACCATCGGGGACAACTCCGTCATCGGCGCCGGCGCCGTCGTCACCAAGGACATCCCCGCGGGTGTCGTCGCCGTCGGCAACCCCGCCCGCCCCGTCCGCACCCTCTGA
- a CDS encoding TetR/AcrR family transcriptional regulator yields the protein MATGHTDPQRRERILTATLDLIAEEGTAGVSHRKIAARADVPLGSMTYHFSGIDEVLREAFRHFTEHVVALFDTHLAAPADRDQAREAVVDLIHALSDGSRRDLVLTQELYTLAARQPSYRELTHEWMARSRGHLEKHFDPDTSRQLDALIEGLTLHRALATEPHDRALTLDAVTRITGPSGATT from the coding sequence ATGGCCACCGGACACACCGATCCACAGCGTCGCGAACGCATCCTCACCGCCACGCTCGACCTCATCGCCGAGGAAGGCACCGCCGGTGTCTCCCACCGGAAGATCGCTGCGCGCGCAGACGTTCCCCTGGGCTCGATGACCTACCACTTCAGCGGGATCGACGAGGTGCTTCGGGAGGCGTTCCGCCACTTCACCGAGCATGTGGTCGCGCTGTTCGACACGCACCTCGCCGCTCCGGCCGACCGCGACCAGGCAAGGGAAGCGGTGGTCGATCTCATCCACGCCCTGTCCGACGGAAGCCGACGCGATCTCGTCCTCACCCAGGAGCTCTACACCCTCGCCGCCCGACAGCCCTCCTACCGGGAACTCACCCACGAATGGATGGCCCGCAGCCGCGGCCACCTGGAGAAACACTTCGACCCGGACACGTCCCGCCAACTCGACGCCCTCATCGAGGGGCTGACCCTCCATCGGGCCCTGGCCACGGAACCCCACGACCGCGCGCTCACCCTCGACGCCGTCACGCGCATCACCGGGCCCTCCGGGGCGACCACCTGA
- a CDS encoding LPXTG cell wall anchor domain-containing protein, with the protein MTTVIIAAAAGALLLCACTVTLRRRRRQRG; encoded by the coding sequence ATGACCACCGTCATCATCGCCGCCGCGGCCGGCGCGCTGCTGCTGTGCGCGTGCACCGTCACGCTGCGCCGACGGAGGCGTCAGCGTGGCTGA
- a CDS encoding RNA polymerase sigma factor, translating into MADRTWPGATLVAAAQRGDVEALTSLVYGSYPHVHRFAHTLCATPQDAEDAAQEALIILYRKIGMLRASGALASWMFRIVRNECLRRTRALLHRVPADEHGRLGTSDRFDAFGGTSRSAEEDVLLRLEAERVAAAVAALPMDQRQVLVMRDIQGLPGRTVADRLGLSTAAMKSRLHRARSAVREVLSEEPAVMRGTGNDDI; encoded by the coding sequence GTGGCTGACCGCACCTGGCCCGGCGCGACTCTGGTCGCCGCGGCGCAACGCGGCGACGTCGAGGCGCTCACTTCGTTGGTGTACGGCTCCTACCCGCACGTACACCGGTTCGCGCACACGCTGTGCGCCACGCCCCAGGACGCCGAGGATGCCGCCCAGGAAGCGCTGATCATCCTCTACCGCAAGATCGGCATGCTGCGCGCCTCCGGGGCGCTGGCCTCGTGGATGTTCCGGATCGTCCGCAACGAGTGCCTGCGCCGCACCCGCGCCCTGCTCCACCGCGTTCCGGCCGACGAACACGGCCGGCTCGGCACGTCGGACCGGTTCGACGCGTTCGGGGGCACATCGCGGTCCGCCGAGGAGGACGTCCTGCTGCGTCTGGAGGCCGAACGCGTCGCGGCCGCCGTCGCGGCCCTGCCCATGGACCAGCGGCAGGTGCTGGTCATGCGGGACATCCAGGGCCTGCCCGGCCGCACCGTCGCCGACCGGCTCGGACTGAGCACCGCCGCGATGAAGTCCCGCCTGCACCGGGCCCGTTCGGCAGTACGCGAGGTACTGAGCGAGGAACCTGCCGTGATGAGGGGAACCGGCAACGATGACATCTGA
- a CDS encoding cysteine hydrolase family protein — translation MSSALLVMDVQRAIVDIADDGSGYLPRLRRAIDGARAADIPVIYVVIALRQDFPEVSPRNRALTAVARAGLHVEGDPGTEIHPDVAPRPGEVVVTKRRASAFSGSDLDVVLRAYGIDSLVLTGIATSAVVLHTLCQANDLDFGLTVLADACLDTDAEVHRFLTEKLFPQWADVTTVDDWLDATTPR, via the coding sequence ATGAGCAGCGCACTTCTCGTGATGGACGTCCAGCGAGCCATCGTGGACATCGCCGACGACGGCTCCGGATACCTTCCGCGCCTGCGCAGGGCGATCGATGGTGCCCGGGCCGCAGACATCCCTGTCATCTACGTGGTCATCGCGCTACGCCAGGACTTTCCGGAAGTCAGCCCGCGCAACAGGGCTCTCACCGCCGTCGCGCGGGCCGGACTCCATGTCGAGGGCGACCCCGGCACCGAAATCCACCCCGATGTCGCGCCCCGGCCGGGCGAGGTGGTGGTCACCAAGAGACGGGCGAGCGCGTTCTCGGGCAGCGACCTCGACGTGGTGCTCAGGGCGTACGGCATCGACAGCCTCGTCCTCACCGGCATCGCCACCAGCGCCGTGGTGCTGCATACCCTGTGCCAGGCCAACGACCTGGACTTCGGCCTCACCGTTCTCGCCGACGCCTGCCTGGACACCGACGCCGAGGTCCACCGGTTCCTCACCGAGAAGCTGTTCCCGCAGTGGGCGGACGTCACCACCGTCGACGACTGGCTCGACGCCACCACACCCCGGTAG